The stretch of DNA GATTtaaacttaaggcaaagaagatggttagaactggtaaaggattataatgtggaaattcattaccaccctgacaaagctaatgtggtagctgaTGTCTTAAGCCGAAAATCTTATGGACtcaaggatgcccatctgcaaGAAGAAATGGcccgattgaatgtgcacattgtccctcgaggttccattcgcaagatgagcattcaacctactctggaggataaaatcagaaaggcccaaagttcggacaaggatttgatggaaatccgaatgcagactggagaaaataaggcaccggattttagagtggataatgagggaactttatgatataaaaatagaatttgtgtgccccaggaaggagacttccggcaaataatcatggatgaagcccataactcggcctactccatccacccaggatccaccaagatgtatatggatgtaaaataaaaatattggtggaagggaatgaaggcgaatattgcacggtttgtcacccattgtgatacttgtcaaaggatcaaggtcgaacatcagaagccagcaggattgttgcaacccctacccatcccggtttggaaatgggataaaataggaatggactttgtagtgggtttgcccagaacacagaaaggacatgactccatatgggtaatagtgggcCGACTCACTAAAgaggctcatttcatacccgtgcgGACCAATTGCGGTGGAAAAAAGCCagccaagctttatgtggaaaacatagtaaagttgcatggtgtacctagtagaattatttcagatagagggacccaattcacctctaggttttggaaaagtttgcataaatctatgggcaccaaattggatttcagctccgcctcacccacaaacggatggACAAACAGAAAGCgtaaatcagattatggaggatatgttgagagcatgtgtccttacctgtggcaaggattgggagcagagtttgccctatgcggaattttcatacaataacGGTTATCAAgtaagcttgggcatgtcaccattcgaagctctttatgggagaaaatgcagaactcctctgatgtggtcagaagttggagaacgtgccctggttggacccgcactcataaaggaagccgaagaaagagtggccgagattagagaaaagctgaaggccgaccagtctcgacagaagagctatgcagacaaAAAGAGACGAGAAATAAACTTCAACTCAGGAGAGTTCGTCTACCTtaaggtttcacctattcggggaactcgaagatttcaggtacaaggaaagttggcccctcggtacagtGGACCAtaccaagttctgaagaaagtcggagccgtagcataccgtctggagctaccagaaggaatatcagatatacacccggtgttccatgtATCTCAGCTAAGGtgatgtttgagggtacccgagggagaacacgtgccagtagaagcgatagatttgcagccagacctgcgataccagAAAATACTGGTCAAGATCctggacactgtcactaggaggacaagaaactccgaagtacggatttgcagagttcagtggagcagacacggaatagaagaagctacatgggagcgtgaagatgctctgaagaaagagtttccccatctctttaggaaccagccgaatctcgaggacgagattcattttaagtggggtagattTGTAACATCTAAAAAAATCACcaaattaaatcacgcgctaaaaataattttcaaaactttttcgtCGCTGAGCTCGAATCGTTTCCCGTCCGAACTCCTAATCTCCCGAAATCCCCCGGCGATCCGCCGTCCCGGCACCCGCATCAGTCACCGTCTAATTTTTTTCCTGTTTCCCTCGTTTCTCGTGCGCATCGCTTCTCTTCGACGCCACGCCCGGCTTACGAccgtcgccgcgaatcccgccagcgtctccttttctttttccctttttcctctttttccctctctctttttctttttctccttttctttttcccttcccctttcttccttctctcttcctctccccttTCCCACGCACGGACAAGCACAGAGCAGAGCACAGCACCTCCCCCACGCGCTGCACGCGCGTGCGCCTGTGCGCCCACGCGCGCCACGCGGCCGGGATGCCCGGCGCGCCGCTCGACCTCTGCCCGAGCCGTCCCGTCATCTACACTGCCACCGAgaatcgcgccgccgctccgtgaCACCTCGCTGGCTCCAaaccgccattaatggccgcagAGCTCGGCCACCGGCGCCCCCCCTTTCCACCGCATCTccccgcctataaataggccctgcGCGTCGCCCTCGACCCCCACAACCCCTCCAACCACCGCACACCTCCTCCCTGAGCATGCCACGCCACCACCAGAGCCACCTCCACCCACCTCCGCCGACCACCatcgcgccgcctcctcgctccaCCATAGCCCGAGGTGAGTAGGGGAATCGGAccccctcggcctcctctcccttttccccctctttccggccgccgccgtgctccggaGAGCCAGATCCCAGGGGCGCCCcccttcctccccctcctctgttctgtcGAGGGAGAgaacgggaggaagaagaaatggctattttgcccttagccccctcctctcttctcttttcatTTAAGAACCCTCCCACCTCTCTTTAGCCCTTTTCCAAGAAAgccctttccttcttcctttttAGGAATAAATCCCTCCACCATACAAAAATATTTATTGTTAGACCCCTGCCTTTTCCTAGAGTGACTCTAATATTTCCAGAAATACTAATTAAGCTCCTGTCTTCTCAAAAGTATTTACGAATAAGCACCGGATTcttatttaaccctaaacccctctCCGACctgtcatttcatgcgccacaAATCCTCCAATCACcttgaaactttaccacaccatttctaatatagttttggccgtgccattagaaaaccacccaaaaatattattcctgtctctatatcttaattgttcccgattcgagctcaacgataaaacctttatttcttttttttattgtgtacttgcttgtgtgcgtcgtagattacggtgtgaacgagagagaacccgtcgacgagcagtactgcgagcaagtgaacgaggaccagtaccgcgaccccgaacccgaaggacaataCCTCGATTAGGAcatcccggaaggctttgagaacggcaagttcaatcccgccctttgatgcatgttttgtcccaatttttataaacacaacctattggcctattttataaaattgcatatattttgcctgctgaaaacatggttggatagccactccTTAATTTATTATAATCATTCGTTgcccacctagattaatgtctgaatgtgatctatttggacgttaatcgctgctagaatgcttaggaccttaaacacaatacaacttgttttataaagcaaaaatgcgtgagtgtgtggaaagggaaaatgtggaaatttttgaaaaccaaaagaaagacgagatggatggcacttctgtctgaattgccaaaaggtgtgctcgtacctgtgtggttgagcaaggttgggagatatccatcttgtcacaattaaggaccaagttggtgtgtcatcttgcctaacttcactatcgtgcaaaccactcgaccgttgtatgggcaacggcttggcataaaccccactagttagtctgatagccatcaggagagctgagagcaacgggtgaccaaggagaagggataagctctgtgtgactaatgccccgattaaacctcggtgataggtcaatgaccccttggtggatcctgtggtggctagtcaggtctagctaaggtgggtaatggctttgttgggatctgcaccaacactaaggtgatcgtgctgtggtaccccgcttgtgggtaaagttgcacacctctgcagagttaaaatctattcgaatagccatgcccacggtactgggcgagttacggtttggtcacacaaactagtgtttcttctgggaatcaATGGGttgcgtgagttgttttggaaaagtgtccggcagttgtgccgtgtgctacgacggatgaggagtccggtagcaacttaaaactgggatcctgtgtggatcaactctACGTGTTAATCAGTGCAAGATAATTGCTTTTGAAAATCCccttctttcaaataaacccctgcataataattagctttccgcaaattaaactctAGCCTTATCCTTAATTTACCATGTGCATTgaattctgtttatacccctccgtgggtgtggttggacttgctgagtacgtttgtactcaccccattcttaatttttacagaggaagatccagacttcgttcctgaagacgttgagtagggattccgtcctgcacccaaccttgcctgtggatagggtcacccgcaggaagctccgtatggcgcaagactctgatgacatcttcgtagttaatgtcgttgtgtgggttttagttgttatcctcgcgatagtggcgcttcactgtcCATTACCACGTACAGTTGTACGGTAATGtatcatctgatgtaataaatgtgttatcaggctcctgggactgatattatatcatatttaagtcttctcttatgaggagaCGCTTCACCCGTGCAACCTGACGAACCGATGACACCAACAACTGCTCGAACAACCACATGtgacaaataataaatatactATTAAACATCAATTTTAGTTTTGTCATCTATTAACTGTCATTTATAATTGCCACTTTTAGTGAAGACTCACTGATTAGTACCCTTTCAATGAATAGTTCCGGTGAATTAGCCGCACAAGAAGATAATTTCACAACTGGTTATTCGAGTGAAAAAAGAACGAAAAAAATATACAGCTATGTACCTAGCATGGAAGCACATTTTTAAACACGATATTAATCGGTACCATGTGATGGAGGCACACTCATGCTGGTGAAATTTCATAATATGAATTCACATCAAAATGTTTCCACATGCAGGTTCCGGGGCACCGACATGCCTGCTCGGCTGCTCCCAGATCCAAACCTCCTCCTGTGGACCCATTAGGAAGCtcagcaagaaaaaaaataccacTCGGAAAGCtaacaaacaaaaacaaaataaaaataagaaaggGCAGAATAGAGATAGAGAAGAGGGGAGGAAATTAAAAGAGAGGAAAGTCCTTGTTCCTCCCTGCTGCTCGTCCTATATAAACGCGACCTCCTCCCACCGCTCACCCCACGCCTCCCAacccctctctcctcctctgctcccaAGATCTCCTCATCTCCCGGCCCGGCAGCAGCGCGCGGGGTGGGCAGAGAGATCGAGATCCGGAGGAGGCGCGGCACCTCGCGGCACCAGCAATGGCGGGCACGGTGACGGTCCCGGGGGCGAACGTCCCCTCCACGCCGCTGCTCAAGGACGAGCTCGACATCGTGATCCCGACGATCCGCAACCTCGACTTCCTGGAGATGTGGCGGCCCTTCTTCCAGCCGTACCACCTCATCATCGTGCAGGACGGCGACCCGACCAAGACCATCAAGGTGCCCGAGGGCTTCGACTACGAGCTCTACAACCGCAACGACATCAACCGCATCCTCGGCCCCAAGGCATCCTGCATCTCCTTCAAGGACTCCGCCTGCCGCTGCTTCGGCTACATGGTCTCCAAGAAGAAGTACATCTACACCATCGACGACGACTGCTTCGTATGACCTTTCTCCTATTCTGCTCCCGTTCCTGTTAAAATTGACTCTTGGATCCGACGGAAAGGCGGGATCTTGGCGCCAGATCTGGGTCCAATTCGCCCAGATCCGGCCCGATCAGATCTGGATCTCGGCTTGCGCGGTCAATTCCGTTGATCCTTAGCGTCGGTGGTGGTTTCGCATTGCGGATCTCGATCTGTAGCACCAGGCTATGCTCAGTAGCTGGTAGCACCAGGCGTTGTTCCGAGGGAACAGGGCCAGCAGCATACTGGTTGTTAGTACCTTTGTCGTTAGAGAGGGGTCCTTTTCATTCGGCCAGGGTCCTTGTTTATGGGATCCCGTCGTGGATCACAAACTTTCATGTATTAACCAAGACATATTTAGAATGCTCCACTGCCATTGGATCTAGTCGCATCAGATCTGATCCGAGCAGTAGGCACAATTCAGGTCAACATTAGATTTAGCTCCTCATAATACACACTTTCTGAGTGAAAATTTTTCACCTTTTACCAGGTTCAACTCTTATTAAACGACGCAGTTTAAATTTTTCACCTTTCACCTTGCAAGATCCACACACCTAGATCGTAATGCTTAGGGTGGAATTAGCAACTCCGTGATCTGTTGACACATCGGCAGTAATATCCAGTGATGCACTCAAATTAGGAGTTTTTATCAACTGAACTAGCAACATCGTGATTAAAACTAGCAGCATCATTGCACTCGTGCTATTTTGTCACATTAACCAAATGTCTTTGTTTGTCATTTAGGTTGCCAAGGATCCATCTGGCAAGGACATCAATGCTCTTGAGCAGCACATCAAGAACCTCCTCAGCCCATCCACCCCGTTCTTCTTTAACACGCTGTATGACCCCTACCGTGAGGGTGCTGACTTTGTGCGTGGGTACCCCTTCAGCCTCAGGGAGGGTGCCCACACTGCTGTCTCCCACGGCCTGTGGCTGAACATCCCTGACTATGATGCTCCCACACAGCTGGTCAAGCCTAAGGAGAGGAATGAAAGGTACTGCAGTCTGTTCTTATTTTGATCCTTTACATTACATTCGTACAACTGTTTTTTTACATCAATGGTTTTAGCtaactctgtttttttttgggttCAGGTATGTTGATGCTGTCATGACAATCCCCAATGGAACCTTGTTCCCCATGTGCGGCATGAACCTTGCCTTCGACAGGGATCTCATTGGCCCTGCTATGTACTTCGGTCTCATGGGTGATGGCCAGCCTATTGGTCGCTACGACGACATGTGGGCTGGGTGGTGTGTGAAGGTGTGTTGTCATTCTGTTCTTTCTGCCACAATTGCATCAGTTGCTTTCTTTGCAAATCACATGTTTTCTAATGACGCCATTGTATTAACAACTGTGCAACTAACATCCAGGTCATCTGCGACCACTTGAGCCTGGGTGTCAAGACTGGCCTGCCATACATCTGGCACAGCAAGGCTAGCAACCCCTTTGTTAACTTGAAGAAGGAATACAAGGGCATCTTCTGGCAGGAGGACATCATCCCCTTCTTCCAGAACGTGACCATCCCCAAGGAGTGCGACACAGTCCAGAAGTGCTACATCTACCTCTCTGGGCaggtgaaggagaagctggGCAAGATTGACCCCTACTTTGTGAAGCTCGCCGATGCCATGGTCACCTGGATTGAGGCCTGGGATGAGCTGAACccaaccaccgccgccgctgcgaacGGCAAGGCCAAGTAGAGGGAGTCCCTGGTCTTCACTTCCCCTTCGAAGTGATGAAAGTATGATTGGGGCCTGCCTAGGCCCCATAGATATAGCTCTTTTTGAGAGGGAAGAGAGATTATTTCAGCAGCAGCTTTTATAATTCTTTGTTGTTATGATACCGTGGTTCTTTTGTAGTTGATGAAAGGGATTTGTCGTTACTATCATTTACATAATTCAAGACAATAATTTATCGTGTAATTTTGAGAATGAAAGCACTGTTTGTGTTGAAGCATTGTCTATGTGGGGTGGAATATGCACTGCTGCTGTTTTGTCTTATGTGGACAGAATCAGTCCTTCCAGGCTTCCAGCTTCCTGCCTGTAGGATTGTAGGGAGAGGTGGCAACCAGTTCAGCTTTCAAAATTGTTGCCATGTTAAGTGCGGTGTTTGTCAGCTCTGAACGGGGACATATCCTTACACCACCCTGTACATGGTCCGGTTTCACCGGCTTTTGGTTAAAACCCAACTCAGACCATGAGGGAGCGCAGTTGCGGTCTAGGAACCGGTGGGTTGGACGGTTACCAATTTAACCCGTCGCTAATTGCAGAAAACATAATTACACGAGCAAAATAGCTGCTAGGGGCAGCGAGGCGGCACCAGCCGTTGCACTGGGGAACGAATCTTTTGATGATGAAGCGGCGCAAGTGCGTGGCGTGAGGTTACTGGTGTTTACAAAGCGCCACATGCATATAATGCTACTTGAATATGGTGTTTACAAAGCGCCATATGCATGGAGACAAACTCGCGAAGGCAGATTGTTGTGTACAAGCTACTAGTGCTACTTGAGCTTTGAACGGGTTAAGCGGTTCAAACCAGACTCAAACCGGCccgtgcatgatctccggaagcgGTTTAACATGGGTCGGTTACACGGGTTGCTCGGGTTGAGACCGGACCATGTACAGGGTGATCCTTACATGATGAAATACAGCTAGTACCAGTACCATAGCGGACTGAGCAATAAAGGTGCAATGTGAAGCTGCTACTCCCACAATCCATAAAAGAATTCCTAAAAGAATGCAATTCTTACTTTTCGATAAGTCAAACAGTTTAAATTTTGACTAAAGTTATATAAAAACAATAACATTCAtgatacaaaataaattacCAATAGATTATTTATACAAATATAATTCtatataataaatttatttaaaaacaTAAGCGCTAATACTATttactataaatttggtcaaacttaaactAGAACTTAAACTAGTTTAACTGTCACAAATCccataattatatttttttatgagtcccataattatatattttttttgtgaacGGAGGAAAGTAACATTACCGTTAGcgtcgggagcagcagcagcttatACATTGAAAAGCCGCCGCCAGCTCTCTTTTAAGTATATCATTTCCGAACATTAACGCCTGTGGTTTGGACTTTAGAGGCGCAAATCCAACCCCGCGCGCGACTGCTAGCGAGCGTGCTAGCGCTCGAGTCCCAGAAGCCAACCGCCAGGTGCTAGGCTCGCAATCGCACCTCACTGTATGTGGAGGGTCCTGCCAaagtttttaatttttattctctttttcCTCCAAAGATGGCTAGACCGCAGACCTGGTGTCGGAACCTGAGTGcttgcttttttatttttttcttgttttcatTGATTTTTCATAAAAAACATGTGATGGAAAACTTATGTGTATGTGTTatacatataattttttataagtTTTGCATTTTTCGGATAAGTTATATATTTAAGTTTTTgatataaaatatatatatatataagttttcGTTTTGTCATATAAGTTTTCGTTTTGTCATATAAGTTTTGCTTCTTTTCGTATAAGTTGTATGTacaattttttggaaaaaaatatttacgTAAACCGGCTGGGTGAGTGGAACTGctcaggaagaaaaaaaaagtcgaGTCCATTAGTCCGTGGAGCGAAAAGCTGCCATCATCCGTGCCTGTCAGAAATCGACCGCTAGCATCGGTCCTGGCGAGCGCTCGCGGAACAGCAGAACTCCTTTAGAGGACTACTAGCTACTCTACCCGGGGTTGTGAAACGGACCCTACTGTTTTTTCATCGAGAGGAAGACTAACCGGCTAACCGGATAGAGAAACCCCTCGAACTCTGGCCCATGTCCGAGAGGGCCAAgccttgcggcgagcacagcgagtgggtttttttttctcacagcagcctgaaattcgcttaTGATGAGATTCAAACTCAGGACCTGCCGGGTTAGCCATCTCAACCGTCCGGCCTTTCGCTTAGAGGACTACTAGCATTTGTTGGTTTTGATGGGATGTGATGTGCGAGATGTTTGCTTGATTTGGCTTAGACGGTCATTGAGTCACCACATGAACAGATTAGCCTTCGACGGGGGCAAGCTAATCGATTGTAATAAATTCGACAAGGTTTGATCACAGTAAGCAGATTACGGCTacgggagaaagaaaaaaaaatggcttCGATGACCCAAGCAATCGGCGAGTAGGTAAAAATGGTCTCCAAAAACAAAggtcgccgttgccggggatcgaacCCGGGTCGCCCGCGTGACAGGCGGGAATACTCACCACTATACTACAACGACTTTGTTGTTTAATTTGGCAAATCGACTTATATCAAGTTGCGCAGATGTTACCAAGTGCACAAACATCACGGTGCAGCGCCAAAAGCCCAGAAACCACAGGCAAGCATAATCACAGACAAGCAACGGCCACTGGACAATAAAGGTAACATCGATCCTTCTTTATAGATTAATAACAGTAGGAGCCATTCCCACAAGGCCATAAGCATCGTCACAGATTTCAGTTTATCACACTTCCAGTTGCACGCAcaagcctgtcaagttacaagCACACACATGTTTCCATTAGGTTCTATGGCAACCTGACTGTTACAGTTGCACGCACAAGCCTTTCAAGATACAAGCACCCACGTTTCCGTTAGGTTCTACGGGGACCTGACTGTTGGACTTGGATCATGATACTTATGGAGCCTCTCTGGCCCTCGGATACACTTGAGAGGCATACAAATGGGGGTTTACAGATCAATCAGAATCAATTTCTGAGTCCAGACACAATCGCATAGACCATAACAATAATTGTCTGAATAACATTACTGAGAGGTCAAGATATTAAGGTTGAGATGAATTGGCACCGGTTTAATTGGCTTCAGCCTCGACTGCTTCAACTATTCATCAGTGGTCTAACCGGTCTTAGCTTCTGCTTCTTCAGAAACCTGCTTTTCCAGGACTTCACATTCTCCTCGTTCATGCACATGCTCCCTGCAACACGCCAACAATGCCAAAAATAGGTAACAATAGAAGAACAATAGATGGCTTGGCTAGGTACAATACAACGAATGAATAGAACAGATCACTTGGCTAGGTAAAATACAATGAATGGAAGCCTgaaaaaatcaaaataaaattgtTATTGCAAATTTTCCAAAACTGCACTAACCGATCACAGAAAACCAGTTCTTCCTATGATActatgtcttttttttttgcttagcTTGGGAATTAGCCCCCAAAGAACTAATAATAAGTACAGTATGAGAACAACAAAAACCATTACGACCTGCCTTAATTCTGTATGTGTAGTTCTGTACCTTAGTTTCTCACACAAGCGTGCCAAGGCATCAGCACCAGTACGTGATGCAACATCTTCTATTAGCTCAGCATTAGAAAGGTTTACAGTCTCTGCTAGCTTGAACTCA from Panicum virgatum strain AP13 chromosome 9K, P.virgatum_v5, whole genome shotgun sequence encodes:
- the LOC120650406 gene encoding probable UDP-arabinopyranose mutase 1; this encodes MAGTVTVPGANVPSTPLLKDELDIVIPTIRNLDFLEMWRPFFQPYHLIIVQDGDPTKTIKVPEGFDYELYNRNDINRILGPKASCISFKDSACRCFGYMVSKKKYIYTIDDDCFVAKDPSGKDINALEQHIKNLLSPSTPFFFNTLYDPYREGADFVRGYPFSLREGAHTAVSHGLWLNIPDYDAPTQLVKPKERNERYVDAVMTIPNGTLFPMCGMNLAFDRDLIGPAMYFGLMGDGQPIGRYDDMWAGWCVKVICDHLSLGVKTGLPYIWHSKASNPFVNLKKEYKGIFWQEDIIPFFQNVTIPKECDTVQKCYIYLSGQVKEKLGKIDPYFVKLADAMVTWIEAWDELNPTTAAAANGKAK